DNA sequence from the Chroogloeocystis siderophila 5.2 s.c.1 genome:
ACATGATTGAAGTAGAGTGAGCCATCTCTACTATCCTTACTTATTCAGGACTACCTTGTGACAGTATTCAAGATGAGGAGAATATGTAGTTGAAGGTACGTGAGGTCATCAAGCTGATAGAGGCAGATGGTTGGGTACTAGTAACGAACCAGAGGAAGTCACCGACAGTACCACCATTCAAATAAGCCTGGGACAGTCACGATACCTGGAAAGCCATCTGATGATTTATCCCCTGGATTGCTAAACAGTATCTTGAGACAAGCTGGATTAAAAGGTTGAAGTTATGAAATACGCAATCGTGATTGAAAAAGCAGAGAGTAATTACGGGGCTTACGTTCCTGATTTGCCTGGATGTGTAGCGACAGGTCAAACTATAGAGGAGACTTTACAGCAGATACAAGAGGCGATCGCATTTCATTTGGAGGGAATGTTGCTGCATGGCGAGGTCATTCCTGAACCTACTAGCTTGTGCCAATACGTAGATGTTCAAGCACCATCCGTTGAGCAGGCTGCTAGTACTTCAGCATAAGTTGTTTACCACCCTTCAAGCGATCGCCTTGGGTCAACAGGCAGCTTTGTAGATAGATTAAAGAGTAGTCAAAAAGGATAATCTCCTAAGACTTTTTAGTCAGATTTTAGGCACAAATTTCTTAAGAATTCTCTAATGCTGTTACCAAGGGCATTTTGCTTACTTGCTAGAAGGATTCGAATTCCCCTGGGGGTATTATAAAACCCAATTGTAAGGCGTTGTAGAAATCAAGTTACAACTCAGCGATATGCTTTAACAAGTATTTAAGAACTAAAAAAGGTAGAAGGGAGAAGACAAGCGGTATGAGGTTAGTGTCGTCTCCAAATTATATCCTCAAAGATGTTGTGGAGCTTTAACCGTCACTTGACTTCTACCTCTCGCACTTCGCCTTTCTAGCTAAAGACTTCCGTTACTCGTTGGCGAATAGCAACTAAGTTTGTTTGCATGTCTTTACTAAGGCGGCGCTCAATAATCGAGACGGGCATAGTGCGCTTTGGTAAAACACAAACGATGTATTCTAGGTTTGTTCCGGCGCGCTCAGCTAAAAAACACGGCTCTAAACACCAGCTACCAGAAAAATCTTTAAAGTCACCTTCAATCATTTGAAAATCAATTTTTTGTGGAAACTTCTCTTCTAAGTCGAGGATGACGCGGGCGGAGAAATTGAAATTCAGCAAACGCTGGGCGCCAACTTGTTCTAGACGGATACCACCTTTAGGATGTTCAAGGCGCCGACTGCTTGCAAGGTTTGGGATAAAATCGGCTAATGTCTCATAGTCGGTGAGGACTTGCCACACTTGCTCGATTGCGTGTGGGATGTGGATGCGTGCAGAAATACGACGATAGCGCTCAGCTAAGCGCTCAGTTTGTACTTCTACCGTCTGTAACAGCGCTGTTGCAGCGGTATTAGAGAAGTCTACTTCTAGATTAGAGTTGTAGTCTTGAGTCACAGTCGTACTAAGTTTGAGCTTGGTCAAAAGTTAAGGGTAGCGTAAGTGTAAAGCAAACTTCACTACTGCCATCACTTGCAGTACTAGAAACAGCGATCGCA
Encoded proteins:
- a CDS encoding type II toxin-antitoxin system HicB family antitoxin; protein product: MKYAIVIEKAESNYGAYVPDLPGCVATGQTIEETLQQIQEAIAFHLEGMLLHGEVIPEPTSLCQYVDVQAPSVEQAASTSA
- a CDS encoding SRPBCC family protein codes for the protein MTKLKLSTTVTQDYNSNLEVDFSNTAATALLQTVEVQTERLAERYRRISARIHIPHAIEQVWQVLTDYETLADFIPNLASSRRLEHPKGGIRLEQVGAQRLLNFNFSARVILDLEEKFPQKIDFQMIEGDFKDFSGSWCLEPCFLAERAGTNLEYIVCVLPKRTMPVSIIERRLSKDMQTNLVAIRQRVTEVFS